The Methanobacteriaceae archaeon genome contains the following window.
TGTTTAAGTTATCGATAATACCTAACAATTCATCATTACCTCTGATAAATGAAATGACACCTTCAGTATCTAAATTCAATTCAGATAATGCTAATACACTAAAATCTCTAGTTGAAGCCATGTCGAAATCTTTTTGAGAATAACATTGATTACAATTATCAAAATCAAAATTACAAGAAGGAATTACATTCTTATCAGGACATAAATCAGGATTTTTTAACATCATACATAATGCCCTTTCAGCTTCATCAGACAAAGCATGTTCCATCTCACAAGCCTGTTCATGAACATTTTCCATTTTGATTTTTAAAATATCTAATAAGAAGATTTCCAAAAGTCTGTGTTTTCTGGTAATTTTTTGTGCTATTTCCAAACCTTCAGCAGTTAAAATAGCTCCTTTATATGGAGTATACTCAATATAACCTAAAGCTTCCAATTTCTTAAGCATTTGAGTTACACTTCCAGGTGCAA
Protein-coding sequences here:
- a CDS encoding metal-dependent transcriptional regulator codes for the protein MANKISDNIEEYLEVLYGNGSNGEQVSTTKLSSELGFAPGSVTQMLKKLEALGYIEYTPYKGAILTAEGLEIAQKITRKHRLLEIFLLDILKIKMENVHEQACEMEHALSDEAERALCMMLKNPDLCPDKNVIPSCNFDFDNCNQCYSQKDFDMASTRDFSVLALSELNLDTEGVISFIRGNDELLGIIDNLNIKIGGNLVFKVDDNNDENLFLVTIDDVEFKIPLKLANNIFIRI